Proteins from a single region of Paraglaciecola sp. T6c:
- a CDS encoding cupin-like domain-containing protein: MPLSNVKQITQKVKHLEGITPKNIPEALLNSQQPIVLKGYCNHWPLVKAAKRSDDAAAQHLLQFDKGASFHTHYLPSTAQGRVFYNAAMTGFNFESSQQRLPQILTDILHNAHNKTGQCVYVSATSLEQSLPGLLEQIDTLPELNSPLVNIWLGNACRIAAHYDVAQNLACCAVGKRRFTLFPPEQLENLYVGPLDKAPGGQAISTVDFNQPDLVKYPKFALALEAAQMAELEAGDALILPSMWWHHVQGLSEFNVLITHWWRDTPAQMGRPMNALLLAMMSIRDLPEQQRSAWKNQFDHYVFKHHPEDFSHIPEAAKSILASPMDDTNIRKLRADLQNKLRR, translated from the coding sequence GTGCCTTTATCCAACGTGAAGCAGATTACTCAAAAGGTCAAACATCTTGAGGGGATAACGCCTAAGAATATCCCTGAAGCTTTGCTCAACAGCCAACAACCCATTGTACTGAAAGGTTATTGCAACCACTGGCCATTGGTAAAAGCCGCTAAACGTTCTGATGACGCGGCGGCACAACACCTTTTACAGTTCGATAAAGGTGCCTCTTTTCATACTCATTATTTGCCGAGCACCGCCCAAGGGCGAGTGTTCTATAATGCTGCAATGACAGGCTTTAACTTTGAATCAAGCCAACAACGCTTGCCACAAATACTGACAGATATTCTGCACAACGCTCACAATAAAACAGGGCAGTGCGTGTATGTTAGCGCCACCAGCCTTGAGCAAAGTTTGCCTGGTTTACTCGAGCAAATAGACACCTTACCTGAGCTCAACTCCCCACTAGTGAATATTTGGTTGGGTAATGCGTGTCGTATAGCCGCGCATTATGACGTTGCCCAAAACCTAGCATGCTGCGCGGTTGGTAAAAGACGCTTTACCTTGTTTCCTCCTGAGCAATTAGAAAATCTATACGTTGGTCCGTTAGACAAGGCCCCAGGTGGTCAAGCAATTAGTACTGTGGATTTTAATCAGCCCGACTTAGTGAAATATCCAAAATTCGCACTGGCGTTAGAAGCGGCTCAAATGGCTGAATTAGAAGCAGGAGACGCACTTATCCTCCCCAGTATGTGGTGGCACCATGTGCAAGGCTTAAGCGAGTTTAATGTGCTTATTACCCATTGGTGGCGCGACACGCCAGCACAAATGGGTAGACCTATGAATGCCTTGTTATTAGCCATGATGAGTATTCGTGACTTACCTGAGCAGCAGCGAAGTGCGTGGAAAAACCAGTTTGACCATTATGTCTTTAAGCACCATCCAGAGGATTTTTCGCATATCCCAGAGGCAGCCAAAAGCATACTGGCGAGTCCAATGGATGACACAAACATTAGAAAACTGCGCGCTGATCTACAAAATAAACTCAGACGATAA